One stretch of Cohnella algarum DNA includes these proteins:
- a CDS encoding AAA family ATPase, protein MKPIRLTLTAFGPYRDAETIDFSLLEDRRLFVISGNTGAGKTTIFDAVCFALYGCASGEDRSEIRLLRSHFADDNTFTSVDFAFGIGSRTYRVFRQMPFRKAGNKSETPGRAELFETTSGTEVPLLDRFTLSEVNARLESLIGLTKDQFSQIVMLPQGEFRKLLTSDTDNKEDIMRRIFRTGLYQKVEERFYRKQRDLKEELRSAKERLEYAMAQVRDVLPVREEGALGAALRQEAYSPIQVTEGLEAERLHYAELAESIRLRKDKLQAERAEQEKRVREAMALNEKLAELEARRARFAQLNLDKPVMEERERKLAEAEKAGRIAAYEEQAERAEREIAARQAALERQTAELARVEQALVAASERHAREQARETVRAEAQQALQRLETLEPAVRTLEGRRREVARLAAEENRVKAAVETVDRQLADMRQEKAALAGEIRSLEAGLDALPGKLEERDRTRQKFKLLKELADLAERIEAARKAEADRERAAAECGERVKRLETLWLEGQAGLLAAHLHDGEPCPVCGSPEHPAKAAAPASMPTREELRQAKETLRAVEQELGTAKAQAAAARDGWGERMPSIEEFGIVPSGFARQLADTEREGLALKAEIERLQEQGAKLSALRESAAKLDDRLAAAQAEKDAAAARAQALTVERTAKQSVLELELERIPEELRSPERFEARLRQQRESVRELEAEWKAAQDGLTAAQLRAAEEKANAAQLGKRLEEATAAGRQAAERFAEERQREGFATPEQYARAKMSREDRESLRASTEAFRAELAAVSAQLGELERELEGRERADAEALQEVLGAMQRELELVLAEQQSAQRHAETAARLRGAIEAANGRYAATESELERILDLYQMLKGDNSLKLSFERYILIEYLEQILVAANLRLHHLSDGQFVLQRSDRLEARGKQSGLGLDVYDAYTGQNRDVKSLSGGEKFNASLALALGMADVIQAHQGGVSIEMMFIDEGFGSLDEESLHKAIAALVDLQRSGRMIGVISHVQELKMAFPAILEVKKTKEGHSRTSIVLR, encoded by the coding sequence ATGAAGCCGATCCGGCTTACGTTGACGGCCTTCGGTCCGTACCGCGATGCGGAAACGATCGATTTCAGCCTGCTGGAGGACCGCCGCCTGTTCGTCATTTCGGGCAATACCGGCGCCGGGAAAACGACGATTTTCGATGCGGTCTGCTTTGCGCTGTACGGGTGCGCGAGCGGGGAGGACCGTTCGGAAATCCGGCTTTTGCGCAGCCATTTTGCCGACGACAATACGTTCACGTCCGTCGATTTCGCGTTCGGCATCGGCAGCCGCACGTACCGCGTGTTCCGCCAGATGCCGTTTCGCAAGGCGGGCAACAAGAGCGAAACCCCCGGCCGCGCGGAGCTGTTCGAGACGACTTCGGGGACGGAAGTCCCGCTGCTGGACCGCTTTACGCTATCCGAGGTGAACGCCCGGCTGGAATCGCTCATCGGCTTGACGAAAGACCAGTTCAGCCAGATCGTCATGCTGCCGCAGGGCGAGTTCCGCAAGCTGCTGACTTCGGATACGGACAACAAGGAAGACATTATGCGGCGGATTTTCCGGACGGGACTCTATCAGAAAGTCGAGGAGCGGTTTTACCGGAAGCAGCGGGATTTGAAGGAGGAGCTGCGCTCGGCCAAGGAGCGGCTCGAATACGCGATGGCCCAGGTGCGGGACGTGCTCCCGGTCCGCGAGGAAGGGGCGCTGGGCGCCGCCTTGCGGCAAGAGGCGTACAGCCCGATCCAGGTGACGGAAGGGCTGGAAGCCGAGCGGCTGCATTATGCGGAGCTGGCGGAAAGCATCCGGCTGCGGAAAGATAAGCTGCAAGCGGAGCGGGCGGAGCAGGAGAAGCGGGTGCGCGAGGCGATGGCGCTGAACGAGAAGCTGGCGGAGCTTGAAGCCAGGCGCGCGCGATTCGCGCAGTTGAACCTCGACAAGCCGGTCATGGAGGAGAGGGAACGAAAGCTGGCGGAGGCGGAAAAAGCCGGGCGGATCGCCGCGTACGAGGAGCAGGCGGAGCGGGCGGAACGCGAAATCGCCGCGAGGCAGGCGGCGCTGGAGCGGCAAACGGCCGAGCTGGCCCGCGTGGAGCAGGCGCTCGTTGCCGCCTCGGAGCGGCACGCGCGGGAGCAGGCCCGGGAGACGGTTCGAGCCGAGGCGCAGCAAGCGCTGCAGCGGCTGGAAACGCTGGAGCCGGCCGTCCGGACGCTGGAGGGCCGCCGCCGGGAGGTCGCGCGGCTGGCCGCGGAGGAAAACCGCGTGAAAGCCGCCGTCGAAACGGTCGACCGCCAATTGGCGGACATGCGGCAGGAGAAGGCGGCGCTCGCGGGCGAGATCCGGTCGCTCGAGGCGGGGCTGGACGCGCTGCCGGGGAAGCTGGAAGAGCGGGACCGCACCCGCCAGAAGTTCAAGCTGCTGAAGGAGCTTGCGGATCTGGCCGAGCGGATCGAGGCCGCGCGCAAGGCGGAAGCGGACCGGGAGCGGGCCGCCGCGGAGTGCGGCGAGCGGGTCAAGCGGCTGGAGACGCTGTGGCTGGAAGGGCAGGCCGGACTGCTGGCGGCGCACCTGCACGACGGGGAGCCTTGCCCGGTATGCGGCAGCCCGGAGCATCCGGCGAAGGCGGCGGCGCCAGCCTCGATGCCGACCCGCGAAGAGCTTCGGCAGGCGAAGGAAACGCTTCGCGCCGTAGAGCAGGAGCTTGGCACGGCCAAGGCGCAAGCGGCGGCGGCCCGCGACGGCTGGGGAGAGCGGATGCCGTCCATCGAGGAGTTCGGCATCGTTCCGTCGGGGTTCGCCCGCCAGTTGGCCGACACTGAGCGGGAGGGGCTTGCGCTCAAAGCGGAAATCGAGCGCCTGCAGGAGCAAGGCGCGAAGCTGTCGGCGCTGCGCGAGAGCGCGGCGAAGCTGGACGACCGCTTGGCGGCCGCCCAAGCGGAGAAGGACGCCGCGGCGGCGCGCGCGCAGGCGCTTACGGTGGAGCGGACCGCCAAGCAGTCCGTGCTGGAGCTCGAGCTGGAGCGGATTCCGGAGGAGCTGCGCTCGCCGGAGCGGTTCGAGGCGCGGCTGCGGCAGCAGCGGGAGAGCGTGCGCGAGCTCGAGGCGGAGTGGAAGGCGGCGCAGGATGGGTTGACCGCGGCGCAGCTCCGGGCGGCCGAGGAGAAGGCGAACGCCGCGCAGCTTGGGAAGCGGCTCGAGGAGGCGACGGCCGCAGGCCGCCAGGCGGCGGAGCGGTTTGCCGAGGAGCGGCAGCGCGAAGGGTTTGCGACGCCGGAGCAGTATGCGAGGGCGAAGATGAGCCGGGAGGATCGCGAGTCGCTGCGGGCGTCGACCGAGGCGTTCCGGGCGGAGCTGGCGGCGGTATCGGCCCAGTTGGGAGAGCTGGAGCGGGAGCTTGAGGGCAGGGAGCGCGCGGATGCGGAAGCGCTGCAGGAAGTGCTCGGTGCGATGCAGCGGGAGCTGGAGCTCGTGCTGGCGGAGCAGCAGTCCGCGCAGCGGCACGCGGAAACGGCGGCGAGGCTGCGTGGCGCGATCGAAGCGGCGAACGGGCGTTACGCCGCGACGGAATCCGAGCTGGAGCGGATTCTGGATTTGTACCAGATGCTGAAGGGCGACAATTCGCTCAAGCTTTCGTTCGAGCGGTACATTTTGATCGAATATTTGGAGCAGATTCTCGTGGCGGCCAATCTCAGGCTGCACCATTTGTCCGACGGCCAGTTCGTTCTGCAGCGCAGCGACCGGCTGGAAGCGCGCGGCAAGCAAAGCGGGTTGGGGCTTGACGTTTACGACGCGTACACCGGGCAAAACCGCGACGTCAAATCGCTGTCCGGCGGCGAAAAGTTCAACGCCTCGCTTGCGCTGGCGCTCGGAATGGCCGACGTCATCCAGGCCCATCAGGGCGGCGTTTCGATCGAAATGATGTTTATCGACGAGGGCTTCGGCTCGCTCGACGAGGAATCGCTGCACAAGGCGATCGCCGCGCTCGTCGATCTGCAGCGGTCCGGCCGGATGATCGGCGTCATTTCGCATGTTCAGGAGCTGAAGATGGCGTTTCCGGCCATTTTGGAGGTCAAAAAGACGAAAGAAGGACACAGCCGCACGTCCATCGTGCTGCGGTAG
- a CDS encoding exonuclease SbcCD subunit D codes for MKFIHTADWHLGKLVQGVYMTEDQRHALRQMVETVRSERPDAVVIAGDLYDRAVPPTEAVELLDELLRTLVLELETPVLAIAGNHDSPDRLNFGTRIMEERGLHLAGQLRPEQKPVVLRDADGEVHFHLVPFADPSVVRQRWGDESVRSCDDAMRAVVAGIEAKMDPKARHVLVGHAFVTPGGEARPNTSESERPLAIGGTEYVRSEHFKSFHYTALGHLHEAHYVANETIRYAGSPLKYSISEERHNKGFYIVELDGQGAVTVEKRKLAPLRNMRSVSAAIEDLMRHEPSDDYIFATLLNENPVLYPMEKVRTVYPNALHVERRRPAPAAADSADEGSAAGAGPARSKSDPVELFAAFYREVKGMPLAEDKKRLFAETLLEVAREEEGESA; via the coding sequence ATGAAATTCATCCACACGGCCGACTGGCATTTAGGCAAGCTGGTGCAGGGCGTTTATATGACGGAGGACCAGCGGCACGCGCTGCGGCAGATGGTCGAGACGGTGCGAAGCGAGCGGCCGGACGCGGTCGTCATTGCGGGCGACCTGTACGACCGGGCGGTCCCGCCGACGGAGGCGGTCGAGCTGCTGGACGAGCTGCTGCGGACGCTGGTGTTGGAGCTTGAAACGCCGGTGCTCGCGATCGCGGGCAATCACGACAGCCCGGACCGGCTGAACTTCGGCACCCGGATTATGGAGGAGAGGGGGCTGCATTTGGCCGGGCAGCTGAGGCCGGAGCAGAAGCCGGTCGTCCTGCGCGACGCGGACGGAGAGGTGCATTTTCATCTCGTGCCGTTTGCCGATCCGTCCGTCGTGCGGCAGCGGTGGGGCGACGAAAGCGTGCGCTCCTGCGACGACGCGATGCGAGCGGTGGTGGCCGGGATCGAGGCGAAAATGGACCCGAAGGCGCGGCACGTGCTCGTCGGACACGCGTTCGTCACGCCCGGCGGGGAGGCGAGGCCGAATACGAGCGAGTCGGAACGGCCGCTGGCGATCGGGGGGACGGAGTACGTCCGGTCGGAGCATTTTAAAAGCTTCCATTATACGGCCCTCGGCCACCTGCACGAAGCGCACTACGTCGCCAACGAAACGATTCGCTACGCCGGGTCGCCGCTCAAATATTCGATCTCCGAGGAACGGCACAACAAAGGCTTTTATATCGTCGAGCTGGATGGGCAAGGGGCCGTAACCGTGGAAAAAAGAAAGCTCGCGCCGCTCCGCAACATGCGCAGCGTAAGCGCCGCGATCGAGGACTTGATGCGGCACGAGCCTTCGGACGATTACATATTCGCAACGCTGCTGAACGAAAATCCGGTCCTGTACCCGATGGAAAAAGTAAGAACCGTCTACCCGAACGCGCTGCATGTCGAGCGCCGGCGGCCGGCGCCGGCGGCCGCCGATTCCGCCGACGAAGGAAGCGCCGCCGGCGCCGGACCCGCGCGGAGCAAGTCCGATCCGGTCGAGCTGTTCGCGGCTTTTTACCGGGAAGTGAAAGGGATGCCGCTCGCAGAGGACAAAAAACGGCTGTTCGCCGAAACGCTGCTCGAGGTCGCCCGCGAGGAAGAGGGGGAATCCGCATGA
- a CDS encoding MgtC/SapB family protein: protein MRLIETDIWELSYLDLTLRLFAALVLGGLVGIEREWKNHAAGFRTHILVCVGSAAIMLLSIYGFGEFANAYNVRMDPARLAAQVVSGVGFLGAGAIIRTGLSISGLTTAASLWVVAAIGLCAGAGFYYGAVLTTVLVIVSLYLLDKVENRMLGKRTNDQIKIKVVGVPGLIAKITDILEGRGLNIRSMAFETESGKNASETVHVLKIQFHKADPKRIREAFDTLLATEGFRRIETSDMPGNGATPGGKGTRLRSRHRVGQSFRSLSFPLNKPRRFYKLLKEENRTGKRVRIPI from the coding sequence TTGCGACTGATCGAAACGGATATTTGGGAACTTTCCTATCTCGACCTGACGCTTCGATTGTTCGCGGCACTCGTGCTTGGCGGGCTCGTCGGCATTGAACGGGAATGGAAAAATCACGCCGCCGGTTTTCGCACCCACATTTTGGTCTGCGTGGGCTCGGCCGCGATCATGCTTTTGTCGATTTACGGGTTTGGCGAATTCGCGAATGCGTACAACGTTCGCATGGACCCGGCCCGGCTGGCGGCACAGGTCGTGTCGGGAGTCGGCTTTCTCGGCGCCGGGGCGATCATCCGAACGGGCTTGAGCATATCCGGCCTGACGACGGCGGCTTCGCTGTGGGTCGTGGCGGCCATTGGGCTATGCGCCGGAGCGGGCTTTTATTACGGCGCGGTTCTGACGACCGTTCTCGTTATCGTCAGTTTGTATTTGCTCGATAAAGTGGAGAACCGAATGCTCGGCAAACGGACGAACGACCAGATCAAAATCAAGGTCGTCGGCGTCCCGGGGTTGATCGCGAAAATTACGGACATTTTGGAAGGCCGGGGCTTGAACATCCGGAGCATGGCATTCGAAACGGAATCCGGCAAAAACGCCTCGGAGACGGTACATGTCCTAAAAATCCAATTCCATAAAGCCGATCCGAAAAGAATAAGGGAAGCTTTCGACACCTTGCTGGCAACGGAGGGCTTCCGGAGGATCGAAACGTCCGACATGCCCGGGAATGGAGCGACTCCGGGCGGAAAGGGGACTCGGCTTCGCTCTAGGCATCGCGTCGGGCAATCGTTCCGATCGCTTTCTTTTCCATTGAACAAACCCCGCCGTTTCTATAAACTTTTAAAAGAAGAGAATAGAACGGGAAAGAGGGTGCGCATTCCAATATGA
- a CDS encoding ArsR/SmtB family transcription factor — protein MKIPVTVRQMAVLECFSSESRVRIIELLNRKPMNVKELAEALGVSSAIVTKHVQKLEEAGIIRTESLSGARGRQKVCHLRLDSITLLLKTPEEGSSDRYAASIPVGHYTAYEAKPTCGLASRTKIIGMLDDPRYFSDPEHVEAAHLWLGSGFVEYRIPNYLLSGQRALGVTVTLELCSEAPGYNVNWPSDIYFYLNDIPLGFWTCPGDFGGAPGAHTPAWWKYGTTHGLLKSIRLQHDGCFIDGVRMSPVTLGEVPIVYGEELRFRIAAPESARHAGGLSLFGKGFGNYDRDIEVTVEYE, from the coding sequence ATGAAAATTCCCGTCACCGTCCGGCAAATGGCCGTGCTGGAATGCTTTTCTTCGGAAAGCCGCGTCCGCATCATCGAGCTTTTGAACAGGAAGCCGATGAACGTCAAGGAATTGGCGGAAGCGCTCGGCGTCTCGTCCGCGATCGTTACGAAGCACGTCCAGAAATTGGAGGAAGCCGGCATCATCCGCACCGAAAGCCTGTCCGGCGCAAGAGGCCGGCAGAAGGTGTGCCATCTCCGGCTCGATTCGATTACCCTGCTGCTGAAAACGCCGGAAGAAGGCAGCTCGGACCGCTACGCCGCGTCGATCCCGGTCGGCCATTATACCGCGTACGAAGCCAAGCCGACGTGCGGCCTGGCTTCGAGGACGAAAATCATCGGCATGCTGGACGACCCCCGCTATTTTTCCGATCCCGAGCATGTCGAGGCCGCGCATCTGTGGCTGGGCAGCGGATTCGTCGAATACCGCATTCCGAACTACTTGCTGTCCGGCCAGCGGGCTTTGGGCGTCACCGTCACGCTGGAGCTGTGTTCCGAAGCGCCGGGCTATAACGTAAATTGGCCTTCGGACATCTACTTTTACTTGAACGACATTCCGCTTGGCTTCTGGACGTGCCCGGGCGATTTCGGCGGCGCGCCGGGCGCGCATACGCCCGCCTGGTGGAAGTACGGCACGACGCACGGCCTGTTGAAGTCGATCCGGCTGCAGCACGACGGCTGCTTCATCGACGGCGTCCGCATGTCGCCGGTCACTCTCGGCGAGGTGCCGATCGTCTACGGCGAAGAGCTTCGCTTCCGCATCGCCGCGCCGGAATCGGCAAGGCATGCCGGCGGCCTGAGCCTGTTCGGCAAGGGCTTCGGCAATTACGACCGGGATATCGAAGTAACGGTCGAATACGAGTGA